A stretch of Chloracidobacterium validum DNA encodes these proteins:
- a CDS encoding ribonuclease Z, whose protein sequence is MSDRHLIALGTSSQVPTRERNHNGYFVRWDAAGLLFDPGEGTQRQMTHFGVAAADITAIFLTHLHGDHCLGLPGVLQRLSLDGVQHPVDLYYPASGAEYVHRLRRASIFTETAVIRERPITTPGVVHATERFRIEAYALDHTVESWGYRLVEPDTLTLIPEKLEAVGLRGPAVGQLKQQGFFDLPNGRRIQASEVGRPKRGSSFAFVMDSRLCDGARQLAAGVDTLLCEATFLESEALEAQRYGHMTARQAATLAREAQSGLLVLTHFSRRYRSTEPFIAEASLLHPNVVALSDGMMVSLRAAATGRVGRMTNGQAR, encoded by the coding sequence GTGTCAGACCGCCACTTGATTGCGCTCGGTACATCCAGTCAAGTGCCCACGCGCGAACGCAACCACAATGGCTACTTTGTCCGCTGGGATGCCGCCGGACTGTTGTTTGATCCTGGCGAAGGCACGCAGCGGCAGATGACGCACTTTGGCGTCGCGGCCGCGGACATCACCGCCATTTTCCTGACCCACCTCCACGGGGATCACTGCCTTGGGCTGCCGGGTGTCCTTCAGCGCCTGTCGCTCGATGGCGTCCAGCATCCGGTGGATTTGTACTATCCGGCTTCCGGCGCGGAATATGTCCACCGGCTGCGGCGGGCCTCGATTTTCACCGAAACGGCCGTCATTCGTGAACGCCCAATTACTACGCCCGGTGTCGTCCACGCGACGGAGCGGTTTCGGATCGAGGCGTATGCGCTCGACCATACCGTTGAGAGCTGGGGCTACCGACTGGTCGAGCCGGACACCCTGACCCTGATCCCTGAAAAGCTCGAAGCCGTTGGCTTGCGCGGCCCGGCCGTCGGCCAACTCAAGCAACAGGGCTTTTTCGACCTTCCAAATGGCCGCCGTATCCAGGCGTCTGAAGTTGGCCGTCCGAAGCGCGGTAGTTCCTTTGCTTTTGTGATGGACAGTCGCTTGTGCGATGGCGCGCGTCAGCTTGCCGCCGGGGTGGATACGCTACTGTGCGAGGCGACGTTCCTGGAAAGCGAGGCGCTGGAGGCCCAACGGTACGGACACATGACCGCGCGCCAGGCCGCGACCCTGGCGCGTGAGGCCCAGTCCGGGCTGCTGGTTCTGACCCATTTCTCACGGCGCTACCGCAGCACCGAGCCGTTTATTGCCGAAGCCAGCCTGCTTCATCCCAATGTCGTGGCCCTTTCAGACGGCATGATGGTTTCGCTCCGCGCAGCAGCCACCGGCCGGGTCGGGCGGATGACCAACGGGCAAGCGCGTTGA
- a CDS encoding helix-hairpin-helix domain-containing protein, protein MTDEALQPAIADFEAFLSGERAPALVAASLVTVLQTDIRTVSWVVLNWVSKNVQRHPGSNPLDILMAARNKVFDIFFYRVVRFSQVYNFFPVFEKHLVELCPVPYRPHLEALLAQYPWEQIRPIGEMRERAMYALEKRAEVQVAEDNFNENIYRNATHNVLSADRRFEFADEQTSADVLSYQGKVGSLVGDFVGLVTDKRARQEIIAANDADKDAEYETKRRFNLEDYLAQSVDLAVAFFNDDFLPQCCQLMDLVEQLAQARGLSIEKSQRLQSKAKLFSARKIDEYGASKLSRLLMGDVLSHFVDWSPEKIFQQLFEEPERRVRRVLLTVLEANGERIYPSLLHQLEHCTPETPWYYVRNLIFLLGRIVSPKPVERVRAVTLIDQQFHARAARQVNAQSIATLSFIGGEAAGECLRAKLAEFKRHDDPVSRDLAGKIAMALVALDDPPALEASLDYALKHWSEEYVERFAQTLLSPPTIAFLTGRVRAELAKLKRSFALLGNADVAAKILRCLAYQYNDEVKALCHDIVTSLTPRNALHITARQILETASPAPLPLAVDRSLNRLLVQKNLPEAFVYVWEAGLTGHFHITLTDQTECRVDWLMGKVVHASVPAFFLEADNAFYWLFMLDPREVALAYFDTKTPPAPQNITLETPLLLHEALLQRSELKQISNAAIKPDSSFTQRPVSHLQLHFKDSPDPKTCRLVWDALAEPATIEVLQQRTRLGKYELYKQLFYLIRQNFVAVDALRVGTDAAALADGLKLLDENLKRIRRKPLLFAPYKAAAEICVETARATPDETLQLTFTTLGAYLKAAYDERRFLVAAMIDACDRALELVHQYLKTKQPSDKKSLLDYMGFTFQVSTAPAAVVPAPEVASSTLQKLENIQLINDAFDDAAEALFDDASVDDLFDNLDAVLTAQGLAGSGAATLDSGLTEQEESMLMELYDNIAVAYVKPLKDFMREIQLNQKIKRRTSLEWIEMVEPSVNLLYGSAEKMGYQKICLALKDMQQSLQSQKGVPDQAYFTESALQNIQASYERLAQMLPKTFALDLSESDLNSKKEVLIVKFILKQIPEINEKLMNRIILAGLSTFDKFMQSSPDEIAAVTGLSKRQGEDVFMKFYQYRHIYYRHDEEAYRERFYNMFDVKLSLLRELHLEIEALTEEHRRTRKDELERRIESLKQDRQRLLWGLFILLCIKEEYDLIESIQQSIYDVRLQKLEDYLSKLAKAA, encoded by the coding sequence ATGACAGACGAAGCCCTACAACCTGCGATTGCCGACTTTGAAGCCTTTCTATCAGGGGAGCGCGCGCCGGCGCTGGTCGCAGCCTCGCTCGTCACCGTGTTGCAAACCGACATACGGACGGTGAGTTGGGTCGTACTCAACTGGGTGTCAAAAAACGTCCAACGTCACCCAGGGAGCAACCCGCTCGACATTCTGATGGCGGCGCGCAACAAGGTCTTTGACATTTTCTTCTACCGGGTCGTGCGCTTCAGTCAGGTGTATAACTTCTTCCCGGTCTTTGAAAAACACCTAGTCGAGCTTTGTCCGGTCCCCTATCGCCCCCATCTCGAGGCGCTGCTTGCACAGTATCCCTGGGAACAAATTCGTCCGATCGGGGAGATGCGTGAGCGCGCCATGTATGCGCTCGAAAAACGCGCCGAGGTGCAAGTTGCCGAGGACAATTTCAACGAAAATATCTACCGCAATGCAACGCACAACGTGTTGTCAGCCGACCGCCGATTTGAATTCGCCGATGAGCAGACCAGCGCGGACGTGCTGTCGTACCAAGGCAAAGTCGGTAGCCTCGTTGGCGATTTCGTGGGACTCGTCACGGACAAGCGCGCGCGCCAAGAGATTATCGCGGCCAACGATGCCGACAAGGACGCCGAGTACGAAACCAAGCGGCGCTTCAACCTGGAAGATTACCTTGCGCAGTCGGTTGACTTGGCGGTTGCCTTCTTCAACGACGATTTCCTCCCCCAGTGCTGCCAGTTGATGGATTTGGTCGAGCAGTTGGCTCAAGCGCGGGGACTTTCCATCGAAAAAAGCCAGCGCTTGCAGAGCAAGGCCAAGCTGTTTAGTGCGCGCAAAATCGACGAGTACGGCGCATCAAAGCTTTCCCGGCTGCTGATGGGGGACGTGCTGAGTCATTTCGTGGACTGGAGTCCTGAAAAGATATTTCAACAGCTTTTTGAGGAACCGGAGCGGCGTGTGCGCCGCGTCTTGCTCACCGTCCTCGAAGCCAATGGAGAACGCATCTACCCATCCCTGCTCCACCAGCTCGAGCACTGCACGCCCGAAACACCGTGGTACTACGTTCGCAACCTCATCTTTCTTCTAGGGCGGATTGTGTCGCCCAAGCCGGTGGAGCGCGTCCGGGCCGTCACGTTGATTGACCAGCAGTTTCATGCGCGAGCCGCGCGTCAGGTCAACGCCCAGAGCATCGCCACCTTGAGTTTCATTGGCGGCGAAGCGGCCGGTGAGTGCCTGCGCGCGAAACTGGCCGAGTTCAAGCGGCACGACGATCCCGTGTCGCGCGATTTGGCCGGCAAGATTGCCATGGCGCTCGTTGCGCTCGACGATCCCCCGGCCCTGGAGGCGTCGCTCGACTACGCGCTCAAGCACTGGAGCGAGGAATACGTCGAACGCTTTGCCCAAACCCTGCTGTCGCCACCGACCATTGCCTTCCTGACCGGACGGGTGCGGGCGGAACTCGCCAAGCTCAAGCGCTCCTTTGCTTTGCTCGGCAATGCCGACGTCGCCGCTAAAATCCTGCGGTGCCTGGCGTACCAGTACAACGATGAAGTCAAGGCGTTGTGCCACGACATCGTGACCTCGCTTACACCACGCAACGCGCTGCACATCACGGCGCGGCAGATTCTAGAGACGGCGTCCCCGGCCCCACTCCCGCTGGCAGTGGATCGCAGTCTCAATCGCCTGCTTGTGCAGAAAAATCTGCCCGAAGCCTTTGTCTATGTCTGGGAAGCCGGGCTGACCGGTCATTTTCACATCACTTTGACCGACCAAACCGAATGTCGGGTGGATTGGTTAATGGGAAAAGTCGTTCATGCTTCCGTTCCGGCGTTTTTTCTGGAGGCGGACAACGCTTTCTATTGGCTTTTCATGCTTGATCCGCGCGAGGTGGCGCTGGCCTACTTCGACACCAAGACGCCGCCCGCGCCACAAAACATCACGCTTGAAACCCCACTTCTGCTCCACGAGGCGTTGTTGCAGCGCAGCGAGCTGAAACAGATCTCCAACGCGGCCATCAAACCTGACTCATCCTTTACCCAGCGTCCGGTGAGTCACCTACAACTGCATTTCAAGGATAGCCCTGATCCAAAAACGTGCCGCCTGGTCTGGGATGCCCTCGCTGAGCCGGCCACCATCGAGGTCCTTCAGCAGCGGACCCGGCTGGGCAAATACGAGCTTTACAAGCAACTGTTTTATCTCATCCGGCAAAACTTCGTAGCGGTGGATGCGCTGCGCGTCGGAACGGATGCCGCGGCCCTAGCCGACGGACTCAAGCTACTCGATGAGAACTTGAAGCGTATCCGGCGCAAGCCACTGCTCTTTGCGCCGTACAAGGCCGCGGCCGAAATCTGCGTGGAAACCGCCCGCGCCACGCCCGATGAAACGCTTCAACTGACCTTTACAACCCTGGGTGCGTACCTCAAGGCGGCGTACGACGAACGCCGCTTCCTCGTGGCAGCCATGATTGATGCTTGCGACCGCGCCCTGGAACTGGTTCACCAGTACCTCAAAACCAAGCAGCCGAGCGACAAAAAGAGCCTGCTGGATTACATGGGCTTCACGTTCCAGGTTTCGACCGCACCAGCCGCAGTGGTTCCGGCGCCAGAAGTGGCTTCCTCGACCCTTCAGAAGCTCGAAAACATCCAGCTCATCAATGACGCTTTCGACGACGCGGCCGAAGCCCTGTTTGATGATGCTTCGGTTGATGACCTGTTTGACAACCTGGATGCCGTCCTGACGGCGCAGGGGCTGGCCGGCAGCGGCGCGGCGACGCTCGATTCCGGACTGACCGAGCAGGAAGAGTCCATGCTGATGGAGTTGTACGACAACATCGCGGTGGCCTACGTCAAACCGCTCAAGGATTTCATGCGCGAAATCCAACTCAACCAAAAAATCAAACGGCGCACATCGCTCGAATGGATCGAAATGGTCGAGCCATCGGTCAACCTGCTGTACGGTTCGGCCGAAAAGATGGGCTACCAGAAAATCTGCCTGGCCCTGAAGGACATGCAGCAATCCCTGCAATCGCAGAAGGGCGTGCCCGACCAGGCCTATTTCACCGAGTCGGCGCTCCAAAACATCCAGGCAAGTTACGAACGCCTGGCCCAGATGCTGCCCAAAACGTTTGCGCTGGATTTGTCGGAATCCGACCTCAACAGCAAAAAGGAAGTGCTCATCGTCAAGTTCATCCTCAAGCAGATTCCCGAAATCAACGAAAAGCTGATGAACCGCATCATCCTGGCCGGGTTATCCACCTTTGACAAGTTCATGCAAAGCTCGCCGGATGAAATCGCTGCGGTGACGGGGCTTTCCAAGCGGCAGGGCGAAGATGTGTTCATGAAGTTTTACCAGTATCGGCACATCTACTACCGGCACGACGAAGAAGCCTACCGGGAGCGCTTCTACAACATGTTTGATGTCAAACTCAGCCTGCTGCGCGAGTTGCACCTGGAGATCGAAGCCTTGACCGAGGAGCACCGACGAACCAGAAAGGACGAGCTGGAGCGGCGGATCGAAAGCCTCAAACAGGACCGCCAGCGCCTGCTCTGGGGCCTCTTCATCCTGCTGTGCATCAAGGAGGAATACGACTTGATCGAATCCATCCAGCAGTCTATTTACGACGTGCGCCTCCAAAAGCTCGAGGACTACTTGAGCAAACTGGCCAAGGCGGCCTGA